TATAAACCCGGGAAGCAGGGAAGGTGTGTCCCCTGCCCACAACCACAAGCCAGCACCGCCTTTGATAAGGGTGTGGGATTTTTTTGGTTGACTTGATGCGATTCCCGAGTATGGTATTGTCGATTGTATACAACTCGCATCCCCGAGGCATGAAGCCGTTCACCCCGGCGCGCCGTAAATAAAACGCGTCGGGCGGCGGCTCCATCGTCATCATCCGGCCCAGGGTGGGACAAGAAGAGACGATGCTGGTCGAATACGCAACGGTACTCGTGTTCATCGTGCTGGGGGCGGTCACCGTCGCCCTCATGCTCGGGCTCTCGCGCTGGTTCGCCCCGAGCGCTCCCTCGTCGGTGAAGCTCTCCACCTACGAGTGCGGAGAGGTGACGTACGGCTCCTCGTGGGTGCAGTTCAACATCCGTTTCTACGTGGTGGCGCTGATCTTCATCATCTTCGACGTCGAGGTGGTGATGCTGTATCCGTGGGCCGTGGTCTTCCAGCGGCTGGGCCTCCTCGCGTTCGTGGAGGCGTTCATCTTCATTCTGATTCTGCTCGCCGGGTTGGCGTACCTGTGGAAGGAGGGGGACCTCGAGTGGGTCCGCACCCAGCAGGACACCCCGGAGAAGAAGGGTGGGCAATGAGTCCCGACCCGGCGCACGGCGCTCCGCCCGGAAGTCCCCCCGCATCCGCCGGGGCCGGATCGTTGGGACCCGAGGCGCAGGTCCTGGTCGGAAACGCCGACCGGTTCGTCAACTGGGCGCGCAAATCCTCGCTCTGGTACCTCCTGTTCGCCACGGCGTGCTGCGGCATCGAGCTGATGCAGGCGGGCGCCTCCCGGTACGACCTCGACCGGTTCGGCGCCGTCTTCCGCGCCACCCCCCGGCAGTCGGACCTGATGCTCGTGGCCGGCACGATCACGCACAAGATGGCGGACCGGGTGAAGCGCCTGTACGAGCAGATGCCCGAGCCGAAGTACGTGATCGCCATGGGGTCGTGCGCCAACACCGGCGGCCCGTTCTACAAGGATTCGTACTGCGTGGTGAAGGGCGTGGACCTTCTGATCCCCGTGGACGTCTACATCCCCGGCTGCCCCCCGCGCCCCGAGGCGCTGATCGACGGGATCATGCAGCTGCAGAAGATCATCATGAAGAGGAAGAATTACGGCGCGAAGGCGTGAAGGGGTAACCGGTCCGATGGAAGCGCAGGCGATCCACGACATGCTGAAGGGAACGTTCGGCGAGGCGGTCGTCGAGCTGCAGGGGGAAGGATTCTCCCCCGCCTTCGTGGTCGTCGCCCCGGCGCAGATCAACGCGATCTCCCGGTTTCTGCGAGACGACCCCGCGCTCTCCTTCGACTCCCTCATGTGCCTGTCCGGGGTGGACTACAAGGAGAAGTTCGCCGTGGCGTACCACCTCCACTCCCTGAAGCACCGTCACGCGATCGGCGTGAAGGCGTTCCTCCCCCGGGAAGCCCCGTCCCTCCCGACGGTGGACGACGTCTGGCCCGCCGCCAACTTCCACGAGCGGGAG
The sequence above is a segment of the bacterium genome. Coding sequences within it:
- a CDS encoding NADH-quinone oxidoreductase subunit C, yielding MEAQAIHDMLKGTFGEAVVELQGEGFSPAFVVVAPAQINAISRFLRDDPALSFDSLMCLSGVDYKEKFAVAYHLHSLKHRHAIGVKAFLPREAPSLPTVDDVWPAANFHEREAFDLYGIVFEGSKDLRRILLPEDWEGHPLRKDYKYPDFYHGIKV
- a CDS encoding NADH-quinone oxidoreductase subunit B, whose translation is MSPDPAHGAPPGSPPASAGAGSLGPEAQVLVGNADRFVNWARKSSLWYLLFATACCGIELMQAGASRYDLDRFGAVFRATPRQSDLMLVAGTITHKMADRVKRLYEQMPEPKYVIAMGSCANTGGPFYKDSYCVVKGVDLLIPVDVYIPGCPPRPEALIDGIMQLQKIIMKRKNYGAKA
- a CDS encoding NADH-quinone oxidoreductase subunit A, giving the protein MLVEYATVLVFIVLGAVTVALMLGLSRWFAPSAPSSVKLSTYECGEVTYGSSWVQFNIRFYVVALIFIIFDVEVVMLYPWAVVFQRLGLLAFVEAFIFILILLAGLAYLWKEGDLEWVRTQQDTPEKKGGQ